A region from the Aegilops tauschii subsp. strangulata cultivar AL8/78 chromosome 5, Aet v6.0, whole genome shotgun sequence genome encodes:
- the LOC109755410 gene encoding BTB/POZ and MATH domain-containing protein 2 yields the protein MANNFTSSVNKPITETSSRCLTESISTAHNFEVTSYSLLQGMGAGKFISTNTFSVSGYGWNIRIYPDGLKEGTDAYMSAFLCFCSGTTDAKVKFTFSLLEKDRKVNKLESATNTFTPVGGTWGWENFIANNKLKELLSCNDDCFTIRCVLTVFKEPGIEDSTVIVPVPQSDLHTHFANMLKDGEGMDVTFSVRDQLFDAHRCMLAARSSVFKAELFGEMKETTMKHVKIDDMEPSIFEALLHFIYTDTLPSNCEVDQNVALQHLLVAADRYGLDRLKAICEGKLCERIDVQTVATTLALAEQHGTLQLKNACLRYLSSQGVLQAVKETDEFKHLITSCPSIMVDILDIVAPPSVV from the coding sequence ATGGCCAACAACTTCACTTCTTCAGTTAACAAGCCCATTACCGAGACCTCCTCGAGATGCCTGACAGAGTCCATCAGCACCGCCCACAACTTTGAGGTGACTAGCTACTCTCTGCTCCAGGGTATGGGTGCCGGCAAGTTCATTAGCACGAACACATTCAGTGTCAGCGGCTACGGCTGGAACATCAGAATATATCCTGATGGATTGAAGGAGGGTACAGATGCCTACATGTCGGCCTTCTTGTGTTTCTGCAGTGGGACTACAGATGCAAAGGTGAAGTTCACTTTTAGTTTATTGGAGAAAGATAGAAAAGTTAATAAGCTAGAAAGCGCGACAAATACCTTTACGCCAGTAGGTGGTACTTGGGGCTGGGAGAACTTTATTGCGAACAACAAACTTAAGGAACTGCTATCTTGCAATGACGACTGCTTCACAATCAGATGTGTTTTGACGGTCTTCAAAGAGCCTGGCATAGAAGATAGCACAGTCATAGTCCCAGTTCCGCAGTCGGATCTGCACACACACTTTGCAAACATGTTGAAGGATGGAGAAGGCATGGATGTGACATTCAGTGTCCGTGATCAACTCTTCGATGCACACAGATGCATGTTAGCTGCGCGATCGTCTGTCTTCAAGGCCGAGCTCTTTGGTGAAATGAAAGAGACCACCATGAAACACGTCAAGATTGATGACATGGAGCCTTCCATCTTTGAGGCACTTCTTCACTTCATATACACGGATACTCTGCCAAGCAACTGTGAGGTTGATCAGAATGTGGCATTGCAGCACTTGTTGGTTGCCGCAGACCGGTATGGACTGGACAGGCTAAAGGCTATTTGTGAAGGGAAACTATGCGAGAGAATTGATGTGCAAACAGTTGCAACCACCCTTGCTTTAGCGGAGCAGCACGGCACCTTGCAACTCAAGAATGCTTGTCTCAGATACCTTTCTTCACAGGGTGTGCTTCAAGCTGTCAAGGAGACTGATGAATTCAAGCACCTCATAACAAGCTGCCCATCAATTATGGTGGACATTTTAGACATAGTCGCCCCACCTTCAGTAGTATGA
- the LOC109755268 gene encoding noroxomaritidine synthase 1-like, translated as MLGMLPSLLANMYNFHEYSYLVLAGSGLNFNGDGPPGAGMRFFITCDPANIQHIFTTNYHNFPKGAEFAAIFDIMAGGLFTIDGELWHRRRVKFVGVISSPWFTDRVAAHCRDKVKDHLLPLLARMASTGTSFDMQELMVRLMFDMTATAVFGVDPGFLSLDMPPIDASIAMDTVMEVGFLRHTMPASLWKAMRWLNIGPERKLHEAKKVLHRFVVDTIERRKTTRENVGHDEDEEVVGDILSSYINDPDFADDDLLRATLINFMIAGRDTIGTTLPWIFYNLAQNPNIVSIIRNELSPIASHKVAHGMGTMVFEPEETKSLVYLRATLYETLRLYPPAHMERKTVVTDDIMPSGHEVQAGDAIFISLYSMGRMESLWGKDCLDFNPNRWLLEGSNKLKNVPSRKFLAFNSGPRVCMGKEIAVMQMKTIAAAVMWNFDVELVEGQSIQPKLSCLLQMKNGLIVKLKKREA; from the coding sequence ATGCTAGGCATGCTCCCTTctctcttggccaacatgtacaactTCCATGAGTACAGTTATTTGGTCCTCGCCGGATCAGGCCTCAACTTCAATGGGGACGGCCCTCCTGGGGCCGGGATGCGGTTCTTCATCACCTGCGACCCTGCCAACATTCAGCACATCTTCACGACCAACTACCACAACTTTCCCAAGGGCGCGGAATTCGCTGCCATCTTCGACATCATGGCAGGTGGCCTCTTCACTATCGACGGCGAGCTGTGGCATCGGCGCCGCGTGAAATTTGTGGGCGTGATCAGCAGCCCGTGGTTTACTGACCGTGTGGCAGCTCATTGCCGTGACAAGGTGAAGGACCACCTCCTCCCATTGCTTGCCCGCATGGCGAGTACCGGCACTTCATTCGACATGCAAGAATTAATGGTGAGGTTAATGTTTGACATGACCGCCACGGCAGTCTTTGGCGTGGACCCTGGCTTCTTGTCCTTGGACATGCCTCCCATTGATGCCTCCATTGCCATGGACACGGTCATGGAGGTGGGATTTCTACGGCACACCATGCCGGCCTCTTTGTGGAAGGCAATGAGGTGGCTAAATATTGGTCCTGAGAGAAAGCTCCATGAAGCGAAGAAAGTGCTCCACAGGTTTGTTGTGGATACAATTGAGAGGAGGAAGACCACCAGAGAAAATGTTGGCCACGATGAGGATGAAGAGGTTGTGGGTGATATTTTATCTTCCTACATCAATGACCCAGACTTCGCCGACGATGACTTGCTCCGTGCGACACTCATTAACTTCATGATCGCTGGGAGGGACACAATCGGCACGACCCTGCCATGGATATTCTATAACCTCGCCCAGAACCCTAACATCGTGTCAATCATCCGTAATGAACTCTCACCAATTGCATCGCACAAAGTAGCCCACGGTATGGGCACAATGGTCTTTGAGCCGGAGGAGACCAAATCTCTGGTCTATCTGAGAGCCACCTTGTACGAGACTCTCAGGCTATACCCACCAGCGCATATGGAGCGCAAGACAGTGGTTAccgatgatatcatgccaagtggCCATGAGGTGCAGGCCGGTGATGCCATCTTTATCTCTCTTTACTCCATGGGAAGAATGGAGAGCTTGTGGGGTAAAGACTGCCTCGACTTTAACCCAAACAGATGGCTCTTGGAGGGTAGCAACAAGCTCAAGAATGTACCGTCTCGCAAGTTCCTGGCCTTCAACTCGGGTCCGAGGGTGTGCATGGGCAAGGAAATCGCGGTTATGCAGATGAAGACCATCGCCGCCGCAGTCATGTGGAACTTTGATGTGGAGCTGGTGGAAGGCCAGAGCATCCAGCCCAAGCTATCTTGTTTACTGCAAATGAAAAATGGGCTCATAGTGAAGCTGAAGAAACGAGAAGCGTAA